Below is a window of Neofelis nebulosa isolate mNeoNeb1 chromosome 8, mNeoNeb1.pri, whole genome shotgun sequence DNA.
agagatcatgacctgcgccgaaatgaAGAGTAAGATGTTTAAccggctgaggcacccaggcacccaggcatccctctagctaatctttttttttttagttttttttaacatttattattgaaggacagagagacacagagcgtgagcaggggaggggtagagagagggggagacacagaatctgaaataggcttcaggatctgagctgtcagcacagagcctgacgcggggctcgaactcacaaactgtgagatcatgacctgagccgaaatcggttacccaaccaactgagccacccaggcgcccctccctctagCTAAACTTAATAGTGCACAAGTGCACTACAGACCAGTCTAAATAACTTATAAGATTTGCAAACGGACACTACAGAGGTAGTCATAACTACACTGTGTCCGGCACCATGAACACTTTCTCCCCAAGGGAGATTTTAATCTAAAGAATTTTGAATATGTGCTCTTACCGTGAAAATTTTGTGTAAAGATTCTAATGTTATATCTGTGTTGCCTTTGGATGGCCCCTGTGTTTAGAGACCAAATAATTGCCTGTAAGGACATACAGAGTGACTTGAATAGTATAAATTAAAGTAACAGTatacaaacaaaatcaaatattaatAGCCCTGTAAACTCAGATCTTACTATTCTCCTGGCCCTAGTAACTTAACtccaaatattaaagaaaacaatctgGTAGGTGACTAGGGTTTGGGAAAATTAAGCAGCACTGGAAACCAAGGGCTAACTACACAGTATGTCAAATGCTATTAAATATTACTTGGAAATAATCACATTTGTCAAATAAGATACTTGATAAACCCAAATGTTTCCTATCTAGGATTTCTCTCCACCACAAAAAGCTAGTGCCCTAATTAATGCACCAACAGGTTGCATTCTGTTACCCACATTTCCATCCACTGACTCTaagtttcataaaaataattgttttgaagAACCTGTTGAATTTTCTGAGGAATTCCTTAGACAGCACAGTGCTATTTTTCTATTCATAAAGTATAAGATTTCCTGGTCAAATGTATGCAGACAACagctatttttcaaaagttttagtgaatatttactactttatttttcagaagttatATTTGAAATATGGCTCACAGTGACTTCCTCTACCCAGATAACCCAAGGAGAAGGCAAGAAGTCAACCGTCTTCACCAGCAGCTTCTTGACTGCTTATCTGATAGCTTCAACGCCACCAATAAGCTCATTGGGGTTTTAAACATGCACTTGCGGTGCAGCCTGGCCTCCATTGAGATGAAAAGAGATGGGACCATCAAGGAAAACTGTGATATCATCATCCAAGCCATGATGGAAATCCAAAAAGAATTGCAAAAGGTTGATGAAGCACTGAAAGATAAACTAGAGCCAACCCTTTACAGAAAACTTCAGGATattaaagaaagggaaacagagaaaattGCAATAGTACAAAAGGT
It encodes the following:
- the SMCO3 gene encoding single-pass membrane and coiled-coil domain-containing protein 3 isoform X1, producing MAHSDFLYPDNPRRRQEVNRLHQQLLDCLSDSFNATNKLIGVLNMHLRCSLASIEMKRDGTIKENCDIIIQAMMEIQKELQKVDEALKDKLEPTLYRKLQDIKERETEKIAIVQKVISVILGEATSAASAVAVKLVGSNVTTGIINKLVTVLAQIGASLLGSIGVAVLGLGIDMIFRAILGAVEKTQLQAAIKSYEKHLVEFKSASEKYHHAITEVTNIVKHQMK